GCGTCGGCAGAGGTCGGTAAGCACCTGCCGCGCCTCGTCCTCCCGCCGCTGCGGGGGGAGGGGGTGGACGGTCGCCGTCTCAAGCAGCCCGCCCTGCGGGTCAAGGCAGACGACCTTGCAGCCTGTGCGGTATCCGGGATCGACGGCGAGCACCGTCTTCTGCCCGAGCGGCGGGGTGAGAAGCAGGCTGCGCAGGTTCTCCGCAAACACCCTGACCGCCTCCCGGTCGGCCCGTTCCTTCAGGAGACGGAGGCATTCTCGTTCGATTGCCGGGGCGAGCAGCCTCTGATAGCCGTCGGCGACGGCCCGCGCCACCTCCGCCGACATGGCACCCGCCCCGTTCCGGTGGCGGCGGTTGAGCAGGGCGAGCGCCCTGTCGGGCGGGGGCGTACAGTGGAGAGAGAGCACACCCTCCCGCGACCCCCGCAGCATCGCATGGAGGCGGTGCGCCGGAACGCTTCTGGCGGTTTCGGCGTGCTGAAAATACTCCTGGTAGGTCGCCCCTGTCTCCTCCTTTCCCCTGACGACCGCGGTGTTGAGCACCCCCTCTCTCATGAAGAGGGTGCGGACCGCCGCCCGCGTATCCGGGTCCTCTGCCACGCTCCCGGCGATGATGTCCCGCGCCCCGGCCAGGGCATCCTCTGCAGTCGCCACACCCGCATCAGGGCTGATATAGGCCGTTGCCGCCCGATGCGGGTCCTCCTTCCCCTGCCCGAGCAGCAGGTCGGCCAGGGGTGCAAGCCCGCGCTCCCGCGCCGCCGATGCCCGCGTCCTCCGCCGCGGCCGGTAGGGGAGATAGAGGTCCTCGAGGACGGACTCCGTGCGGGCGTCCCTGATCTGCCGTTCCAGCGCCGGCGTGAGGTGCCCCCCTGTTTCAAGGGCGGCGAGCACGGTCGCCTTCCGCTGCTCGAGTCTGCGCACCCGCACGATGCCGTCCCGGACGGCGGCGATCTCCACCTCGTCCAGCCCCCCGGTCGCCTCCTTCCGGTAACGGGCGATGAACGGGACGGTGGCCCCGTCCGAGAGCAGTGCGGCCGCACCCGCCACCCGATCCGGCCGGAGGTCGAGATCCGCCGCTACGGTCCTGCAGATCGCCTCCATGCCGCACCCGTCGGTCTCCTCCATGCTCCTTTCGTCCCCCTCAATGCACGCCGCTGTCACGGTCCGCATGACTAATAGGGTGTGTGGAGAAATATTGGGGTAGAATAATGAAAAACCTGGTCATCAAAGGGGCGCGGGAGCACAACCTCAAGAATATCACGGTCACCCTCCCGCGAGACAGGCTTATCGTCCTCACCGGCGTCTCGGGATCGGGCAAGTCCACCCTTGCCTTCGACACCATCTATGCCGAGGGGCAGCGGCGCTACGTGGAGTCGCTCTCGGCCTATGCCCGCCAGTTTCTCGGGCTGATGCAGAAGCCCGACGTCGACGCCATCGAGGGGCTCTCGCCTGCGATCTCGATCGAGCAGAAGACGACATCCAAAAACCCACGCAGCACCGTCGGGACGGTGACGGAGATCTACGACTATCTCCGCCTCCTCTTCGCCCGCATCGGCGTGCCCTACTGCCCTGAGCACGGCACCCGCATCGAGGCGCGATCCCCTGAGGCGATCGCCGACGCCATCGCCGCCTCCTTTCCCGGAACGGTGACGGTGCTGGCGCCGGTCGTCCGCCAGAAGAAGGGGACCTATGCCCAGGTGCTCAAGG
This genomic interval from Methanofollis fontis contains the following:
- a CDS encoding Tex family protein, with the protein product MRTVTAACIEGDERSMEETDGCGMEAICRTVAADLDLRPDRVAGAAALLSDGATVPFIARYRKEATGGLDEVEIAAVRDGIVRVRRLEQRKATVLAALETGGHLTPALERQIRDARTESVLEDLYLPYRPRRRTRASAARERGLAPLADLLLGQGKEDPHRAATAYISPDAGVATAEDALAGARDIIAGSVAEDPDTRAAVRTLFMREGVLNTAVVRGKEETGATYQEYFQHAETARSVPAHRLHAMLRGSREGVLSLHCTPPPDRALALLNRRHRNGAGAMSAEVARAVADGYQRLLAPAIERECLRLLKERADREAVRVFAENLRSLLLTPPLGQKTVLAVDPGYRTGCKVVCLDPQGGLLETATVHPLPPQRREDEARQVLTDLCRRHQVEVIAVGDGTGGREAAAFLRGVAFGRAVPVISISECGASVYSASAIARRELPDQDITVRGAVSIGRRVQDPLAEYVKIEPRSLGVGQYQHDVDQSLLKSALDDAVVAAVNRVGVNVNTAGPSLLSYVSGIGTGLAERIVAHREEHGAFGSRFGLMEVRGFGPRTFEQAAGFLRVRGGENPLDATAIHPERYGIVERMAADLDRPLRSLIGDPTLPDAIDLTRYVTPDLGLPTLQDIRSELKRPGLDPRGTYEPPEFDAAVHSIDDLEAGMVLAGVVTNVTAFGAFVDLGVHVNGLVHVSELSERYVRDPLEIVRVHQRVRVTVLSVDAGRKRIALSMRGQERGGGRDGTC